ACTCCACGGTGTCCGGGTCGGTGACGTCCAGGTGGACGAAGCGGGCGTCCAGTCCCTCCGCCGCCAGCTCCGCGGCCGCCCTCGTGCCTCGCTCGTGGTCGCGGGCGCCGATGAGGACGACATATCCGTCCTTGCCCAGTACGCGGGCGGTGGCGTACCCGATGCCCTTGTTCGCGCCGGTGATGAGTGCGATGTTCATGGCCTCAAGCCTGGGCGGAGCGGTGCTCGGGCGGGAGAGACCCGCGGAGCCCCGGATCGGCGGTCCCTGGTTACGGTGGCGCAGGTCAGGCATGCTGAGGGCATGGACCGGATCAACAGGGCGGAGCTCGCGGCGTTCCTGCGCAGCCGCCGCGAGCTGGTGCTGCCGTCCGACGTCGGCCTGGAGGGCGGCGAGCGCCGCCGCACCCCCGGGCTGCGGCGCGAGGAGGTCGCCCGGCTGGCCGGGATGTCGGTCGACTACTACGCCCGCCTGGAGCAGGCGCGCGGGCCGCGGCCGTCGCGTCAGATGCTCGGCGCGATCGCCAGGGCGCTGCGGCTGTCGGACGACGAGCGCTCCCACCTGTATTACCTGACCGGCGAGCCGCCGGGGCCTCCGCCCGGCCCGTCGCCGGAGGTCAGACCCGGTGTCCTGCACCTGCTCGACCGGCTCGACGACACCCCGGCACTCCTTGCCGACGCCAAGTACGACGTGCTGGCCTGGAACCCGCTCGCCGCGGCGCTGCTCACGGACTTCTCCGCGCTGTCGCCCGGCGAGCGGAACCTCATCTGGCGCTACTTCACCGACCCGCAGGCCAGGGCGCGCCACGACCCGGAGGGGGCGTGGCGGTTCGCCAGGGAGTCGGTGGCCGACCTGCGGGCCGCCTCCGCCCGCTATCCGGACGATCCCGGCATCCACCGGCTCGTCGAACGGCTGCTGGCGAGCAGTCCGGAGTTCGCCGAGCTGTGGGCCGGACACGACGTGACCGTACGCAGGTCGGCGCGCAAGCGCATCAACCATCCGGCCGTCGGCTGGCTGGAGCTCGACTGCGAGACGCTGCACGTGCCCGAGGGCGACCAGTGGGTCGTGCTCTACACAGCCGCGCCGGGGACTCCGTCGTACGAGGCGCTGCGGCTGCTCAAGGTCATCGGGACGCAGGACCTTCAGGTCACGAGGCCTTGACGACGTTGAACGAGATCGGCGGGAGCACCACGTTCAGCCGGTCGCCGTCGATCGTCGCGCCCTGGACCGCACGAGGCTCGACGCGGCGCGGGTCGCGCTCGGTGTTGCGCGCGGCCGGGTCGTCGTCGGCGACCGTGACGTGCGAGATCCCCGTGGGGCACGGCAGGCCGCGCAGGTCGATCGCCAGCGGCAGCGGGGTCTCGCCGCGGTTCACCGCGAAGACCGAGAGCTCGCCCTCGTCCAGCGTGGCGGCGGCGGCCAGCACGGGCACCTCGCCGTAGCGCTCGGTAGGCATGACCGGCGCCGTGGCCTCCACCTGCAGCACCCGCCCCCGGGCGTTGGCGGCGGTGAGCGCGAACGGGTGGAAGATCGTCTGCCGCCACGCGGGGCCGCCCGGCTCGGTGCGGATGGGGGCGATCACGTTGGCGAGCTGCGCCTGGCAGGCGATGCCGACCCGGTCGGCGTGGTTGAGCAGGGTGATGAGCAGGCTGCCGACGACCGCGGCGGCGGCCACGTCGTACTCCTCCTCGATGATGCGCGGCGCGTGCGCCCAGCCGAGGCTGCCCTCTCCCTCGAACAGGCTCTGCGACCAGACGTTCCACTCGTCGAAGGAGACCTTGAGCCGCTTGCGGCTGCCGAGCTTGGCCGCCACGTGGTCGGCCGTGGCTGTCACGCCCTGGATCTGCTGCTCCATCTCCACCGCCGAGGCCAGGTAGGTGGCCCGGTCGCCGGCCACCGGGTCGTAGTAGGAGTGCGCGGAGATGTAGTCCACCTCGTCGTAGCAGTGCTCCAGCACCGTCGCCTCCCACGAGCCGAACGTGGGGATCCGCATGTTGGA
The Nonomuraea helvata genome window above contains:
- a CDS encoding alpha-N-arabinofuranosidase; the protein is MESAKLTLDPAFEVGPVERRLFGSFVEHMGRCVYTGVFEPGHESADDGGLRRDVIELAREMGVTAVRYPGGNFVSNYEWEDGVGPAPERPTRLDLAWRQIETNAFGLGEFMTWLGELRAEPVMAVNLGTRGVSAARDLLEYANYPGGTRWSDLRVKHGVREPYGIKVWCLGNEMDGPWQIGGKTADEYGRLAFETAKAMRRVDPSIELVACGSSNMRIPTFGSWEATVLEHCYDEVDYISAHSYYDPVAGDRATYLASAVEMEQQIQGVTATADHVAAKLGSRKRLKVSFDEWNVWSQSLFEGEGSLGWAHAPRIIEEEYDVAAAAVVGSLLITLLNHADRVGIACQAQLANVIAPIRTEPGGPAWRQTIFHPFALTAANARGRVLQVEATAPVMPTERYGEVPVLAAAATLDEGELSVFAVNRGETPLPLAIDLRGLPCPTGISHVTVADDDPAARNTERDPRRVEPRAVQGATIDGDRLNVVLPPISFNVVKAS
- a CDS encoding helix-turn-helix transcriptional regulator, coding for MDRINRAELAAFLRSRRELVLPSDVGLEGGERRRTPGLRREEVARLAGMSVDYYARLEQARGPRPSRQMLGAIARALRLSDDERSHLYYLTGEPPGPPPGPSPEVRPGVLHLLDRLDDTPALLADAKYDVLAWNPLAAALLTDFSALSPGERNLIWRYFTDPQARARHDPEGAWRFARESVADLRAASARYPDDPGIHRLVERLLASSPEFAELWAGHDVTVRRSARKRINHPAVGWLELDCETLHVPEGDQWVVLYTAAPGTPSYEALRLLKVIGTQDLQVTRP